A stretch of DNA from Calditrichota bacterium:
CATCAACGCTTAATTGTGACATACTTTTGGCATCGGGGTATTTTGCAAAAAAATCCTTTGTTACAATATTGACACGGACATCGGTGCTTTGTGCTGCAAGCATTGTCGAAACCAATAATTGAAAAGGTGTTTGGTAATTTAATGCGGTTGTTGTGTCTTTGTAGGTTCCTTCCAAAATCTCAAGAACCCTTGAAACCTTCTCTTTTTTCTTCATAATTTCTAAAATACTATTCTTCAATTTTTATTCAAAACAGATTTTTGATATATTCGAATTCTTATTCATTTTAATAGTTTCTCATCAAATATGCAGCATGATCTTTTCAAGTGATCTGCTCGAAGTTTGAATAAAATCATATACTTTTCATAAGGAGAAAACAGGTGCCAGACGAAACCAATTTGATACGTCCCTCTGTACCGGAGCTTGATGCAATTCTTGGCAAAAAGTTTAAAGTTTTAAATGATGGTTTTGTGCGTTTGATAGACTATATGGGCTCGGATGCTTCTATTGTTCAGGCGGCGCGGGTATCTTATGGTGCCGGGACAAAAAAGGTATCTGAAGATCGTGGTTTAATTCGTTATTTAATGCGACATCGTCATACAACTCCTTTTGAAATGTGTGAACTGAAACTTCATGTCCGCGTCCCGATGGATGCCTGGCGTCAATGGATTCGTCATAGAATGGCATCTGTGAATGAATACAGTACACGCTATTCGATTGCAATTGAAGCAGCTCAGGAAACAGAAATAAATGAATGGCGCTTTCAATCTTCTGATAATAAGCAGGGCAGTGAGGGGTTTTTGCCTGAAGAAGAAGGAAAATATTTTACAAAGCAGGAAAAAGATTTACACGACAGTTTAAGGGCCATTTACGATGAACGTCTTGAAAAAGGCATAGCCCGTGAACAGGCACGTAAAGATCTTCCTTTGGCCACTTACACTGAAGCCTACTGGAAAATAGATCTGCATAATTTATTGCATTTTTTAGCATTAAGAATGGACAGTCATGCCCAATATGAAATCCGGGTTTTTGCCGAAATTATTGGGAATGAAATTGTAAGCAAATGGTGTCCGGCAGCCTGGGAAGCTTTTATGGATTATAGATTCAATGCTAAAAACTTATCGGGGATAGAAGTAGATGTTATCAAGGAAGTGGCAGCAGGAAACCATGACAAAGCGGTAAAAATATTAGAAGATCTGGGTATGTTAAAATACCGCGATGGTAAACGATTACGCAACCGGGAACGCAATGAGCTGGAGGCAAAACTTGAAATGATGAACTTGCCAACACCATGGAAAAATTCTTAGTCATTTAAAACCTTCCAGGTTTGCGAAACCCGGAAGGTTAAGCATATTTCTATTCTTCACCCAAGCCTGGAGTGAGCGCACCCAGTTTTTGATCCAACATAAATAAAGCACTTTGGCTATCGCCCACTTGCTTGCATTGTTGGATTATTTCGCTGGCTTCCTTTTCTTCCTCAACCTGCTCCTCGATAAACCACTGCAGCATTACAGATGTGGCGTAGTCTTTTTCTTCCAATGCCAAAGCATAAAGGTTGTGGATTAAAGCGGTTACTTTTTTCTCGTGTTCCAGTTGTTTTTCAAATATATCAAGAAAAGATTCAAATTCAGATGGTGGCTGCTCAATTCCTAAAAGGGTGACTTTTCCATCACGGTCATGGATATAATCATAAATTTTCATTCCATGTACTCGCTCTTCTTCCCCTTTTAATTTCATAAATGAGGCCATTCCGGGCAGGTCATTAGAATCACACCAGGCAGACATGGAGAGATAAAAATATTCTGAATAAAACTCGTCACGTATCTGGTTATTCAAGGCAATTAACATTTTTTCACTTAACATAGCAGTTCCTTTCTAAAGCGTCAGTTTTATTTCAAAGAGATAATTCTTTAAGAAGCTTAAAATTTAAATAATAATTATAGGCCATTCAATTTTATTATCTGCCTATGCCGGTTATAACAGGTCTTATATTTGTATTTTTTTAAGGATTGGCTAAATTACTTTTTGTATTTATAATGTAATTCAGCTTATTAAATTTAAGGTATTCAATGATTGAATGGACGTTTGACCGGGAAATTTACTCTATTGGTTTTGTCACGATTCGTTATTACAGTTTATTTTTTGTTATTTCTTTTCTTTTGGGAATCGTAATAATGAAAAGAATATTTGTGGCAGAAAACAAACCCCATACTGATGTAGATGATCTTTTGGTTTATACTATGGTTGGGACTGTACTGGGCGCGAGACTTGGCCATGTTCTATTTTATAACCCAGGTTTCTATTTTAGTAATCCCATTGAAATTTTAAAAGTCTGGGAAGGTGGGCTTGCCAGCCATGGGGCGGCCATAGGTATTCTTTTGGCGTTACACTATTTTATAAAACACAAAAAAATCTATAACTATTTATGGCTTGTAGACAGGGTGGTAATTACAGTAGCCCTTGCAGCCTTTTTCATCCGTACGGGTAATTTGTTTAACTCAGAGATTATTGGAAAAGCTACCACCGTACCCTGGGCATTTAAGTTTAGCAGATACGTGGATAATGTCCCCCGCCACCCAACACAAATTTACGAGGCTCTGGCTTATATCATTTTGTTTGTTGTTTTAGCAAAAATCTACAGCGCGAAAAAAGAGAAGTCACCACCGGGGCTATTATTGGGGTTGTTTTTAGTGGGTAACTTTGGCTTTCGTATTTTTGTAGAATTTTTTAAAAAGAATCAGGAAGCTTTTGAAGCAGGAATGATTTTAAATATGGGACAGATTTTGAGTGTTCCTTTGGTTTTGCTTGGGATTTATATGATTTATACATCGCGTACCCGGCCAATACCTGAACCAATAAAAATGCCTAAAGAGAGAAAACAAAATAAAAGAAAAAAGAAGCAAGATTAAAGTTTATAAGTGATAGGTTTTTTGAAATAATTTATGAAAGTCTATTATAGAGGGCCTTGAATCAAGTAACTAAATTATGAACCTCAATTTAAAACCCATCTTTCTTTTTGCTGATAGTCAGCCACTTTTTGATTGCCCAATTAATTTTCCACAGGTTTTGGGGATAAATAATTGTAAAGCTGCATATATCAGTTTTTCCAATAATGACGAACCTGAATACTATGAAATTTTTCTGGCATTGATGGAAAAACAAAATATCAAAGAATGCATGCACATAACATCAAACTATACAACTTCAGAAAAAACCTTTCTTGAACAAGCAGATCTGATTTTGCTTTCCGGAGGAGATACAGAAAAGGGCTGGAAAAAAATTGAGGAAAAAAACCTGCCGCAACTTTTGCTTAAAAAATACAGCCAGGGTAAAATAATAATGGGCGTCTCCGCCGGGGCAGTTCAATTGGGGAGTGGCTTTCGTTCCAAGCAAAGCTTTGTTTCAACCTTAAATCTCCTTCCCATTACTATTGATGTGCATAATGAAGAAGATGAATGGGCTAATCTTAAAAGTATAGTCACTGAAGACAAACCAACACTATTAGGAATAGGGATTCCATTGCATGGCGCAATGCTATATCATGCAGATGGAGCTGTTGAGGCATTACAAAAACCCTTGGCTGAGTTTTACATGGAAAAAGGCAGTTTAAAAAATAATCTAATTATGATAGGGGAAAAAATTGCTGGCGGATCAAATTAAAGAGTGGCTTGGTGAATATGCCGCATTTGGTAATTTATTTTTATTCATTTTTACGCTTGCTGTAGCCGGCCTGGTTTATATAATTGTAAAAAAAATTGTACTAAAAATTGCTTCAAAACTCATCCACAAAACCA
This window harbors:
- a CDS encoding FAD-dependent thymidylate synthase, translated to MPDETNLIRPSVPELDAILGKKFKVLNDGFVRLIDYMGSDASIVQAARVSYGAGTKKVSEDRGLIRYLMRHRHTTPFEMCELKLHVRVPMDAWRQWIRHRMASVNEYSTRYSIAIEAAQETEINEWRFQSSDNKQGSEGFLPEEEGKYFTKQEKDLHDSLRAIYDERLEKGIAREQARKDLPLATYTEAYWKIDLHNLLHFLALRMDSHAQYEIRVFAEIIGNEIVSKWCPAAWEAFMDYRFNAKNLSGIEVDVIKEVAAGNHDKAVKILEDLGMLKYRDGKRLRNRERNELEAKLEMMNLPTPWKNS
- a CDS encoding ferritin, whose amino-acid sequence is MLSEKMLIALNNQIRDEFYSEYFYLSMSAWCDSNDLPGMASFMKLKGEEERVHGMKIYDYIHDRDGKVTLLGIEQPPSEFESFLDIFEKQLEHEKKVTALIHNLYALALEEKDYATSVMLQWFIEEQVEEEKEASEIIQQCKQVGDSQSALFMLDQKLGALTPGLGEE
- the lgt gene encoding prolipoprotein diacylglyceryl transferase; translation: MIEWTFDREIYSIGFVTIRYYSLFFVISFLLGIVIMKRIFVAENKPHTDVDDLLVYTMVGTVLGARLGHVLFYNPGFYFSNPIEILKVWEGGLASHGAAIGILLALHYFIKHKKIYNYLWLVDRVVITVALAAFFIRTGNLFNSEIIGKATTVPWAFKFSRYVDNVPRHPTQIYEALAYIILFVVLAKIYSAKKEKSPPGLLLGLFLVGNFGFRIFVEFFKKNQEAFEAGMILNMGQILSVPLVLLGIYMIYTSRTRPIPEPIKMPKERKQNKRKKKQD
- a CDS encoding type 1 glutamine amidotransferase-like domain-containing protein encodes the protein MNLNLKPIFLFADSQPLFDCPINFPQVLGINNCKAAYISFSNNDEPEYYEIFLALMEKQNIKECMHITSNYTTSEKTFLEQADLILLSGGDTEKGWKKIEEKNLPQLLLKKYSQGKIIMGVSAGAVQLGSGFRSKQSFVSTLNLLPITIDVHNEEDEWANLKSIVTEDKPTLLGIGIPLHGAMLYHADGAVEALQKPLAEFYMEKGSLKNNLIMIGEKIAGGSN